A region from the Catenulispora sp. MAP5-51 genome encodes:
- a CDS encoding RibD family protein has product MPERPHVILSAAMSLDGHLDDTTPDRLMLSDVADFDRVDALRAGSDAIMVGAETIRRDDPRLLVRDPERRADRVRRSLPEHPVKVTVTGAGALDPVARFFTTGGHKLVYCADAAVSAQADRLAAVADTEVVQAGALVDFPRILADLKRRGVDRLMVEGGSSLHTRFLAEDLADEIHLAIAPFFVGDDRAPRFVRAAEFPQNARHRMTLAETRPIGDLVFVRYLISHVSPG; this is encoded by the coding sequence ATGCCCGAGCGCCCCCACGTGATCCTCAGCGCCGCCATGTCCCTGGACGGCCACCTCGACGACACCACCCCCGACCGCCTCATGCTCTCCGACGTCGCGGACTTCGACCGGGTGGACGCGCTCCGGGCCGGCTCCGACGCGATCATGGTCGGCGCCGAGACCATCCGGCGCGACGACCCCCGCCTGCTGGTCCGCGATCCGGAGCGGCGTGCGGACCGGGTGCGGCGCAGCCTGCCGGAGCACCCGGTCAAGGTCACGGTGACCGGCGCCGGCGCGCTGGACCCTGTCGCGCGCTTCTTCACCACCGGCGGCCACAAGCTCGTCTACTGCGCCGACGCCGCGGTGTCGGCGCAGGCGGACCGGCTCGCCGCCGTCGCGGACACCGAGGTGGTGCAGGCCGGCGCGCTGGTCGACTTTCCCAGGATCCTCGCGGACCTGAAGCGGCGCGGGGTTGACCGGCTGATGGTCGAGGGCGGCAGCTCGCTGCACACCCGGTTCCTCGCCGAGGACCTCGCCGACGAGATCCACCTGGCGATCGCGCCGTTCTTCGTCGGCGACGACCGGGCTCCGCGCTTCGTGCGGGCCGCGGAGTTCCCGCAGAACGCGCGGCACCGCATGACCCTCGCGGAGACCAGGCCGATCGGCGATCTGGTCTTCGTGCGCTATCTGATCAGCCACGTCAGTCCCGGCTGA
- a CDS encoding YqjF family protein, which yields MTQSWLDATFLHWAVDPETVAPLLPAGVRPDVVDGVTYVGLIAFRMHRIGWWPLPGMPYLGTFPETNVRLYSVDEAGRRGVVFRSLEASRLLPVATARAAFRLPYRWARMSAYQYGDVYWYGSRRREPGLPHAQSLIGVQVGPAIETPSALDHFLTARWRLHFTLAGRTVHMPNAHPRWPLHEAKLLACEEDLVAAAGLPGVSSRPPDSVLFSPGVPVRFGTPRAVGRD from the coding sequence ATGACGCAGTCCTGGCTGGACGCGACGTTCCTGCACTGGGCCGTCGATCCGGAGACGGTGGCTCCGCTGCTGCCGGCCGGGGTGCGGCCCGACGTCGTCGACGGGGTGACCTACGTCGGGCTCATCGCCTTCCGCATGCACCGGATCGGGTGGTGGCCGCTGCCCGGGATGCCGTACCTGGGGACGTTCCCGGAGACCAACGTGCGGCTGTACTCGGTGGACGAGGCCGGGCGGCGCGGGGTGGTGTTCCGGTCGCTGGAGGCTTCGCGGCTGCTGCCGGTGGCCACGGCGCGGGCGGCGTTCCGGCTGCCGTACCGCTGGGCGCGGATGTCGGCGTACCAGTACGGGGACGTGTACTGGTACGGCTCGCGGCGCCGCGAGCCGGGGCTGCCGCACGCGCAGAGCCTGATCGGGGTGCAGGTGGGACCGGCCATCGAGACGCCGTCCGCGCTGGACCACTTCCTGACGGCCCGGTGGCGGCTGCACTTCACCCTGGCCGGCCGGACCGTGCACATGCCGAACGCGCATCCCCGGTGGCCGTTGCACGAGGCGAAGCTGCTGGCGTGCGAGGAGGATCTGGTGGCCGCGGCCGGGTTGCCGGGCGTCTCCTCGCGGCCGCCGGACAGTGTTCTCTTCTCGCCGGGCGTGCCGGTGCGGTTCGGGACGCCGCGCGCCGTGGGCCGGGACTGA